A stretch of Equus przewalskii isolate Varuska chromosome 11, EquPr2, whole genome shotgun sequence DNA encodes these proteins:
- the ZFPL1 gene encoding zinc finger protein-like 1 produces the protein MGLCKCPKRKVTNLFCFEHRVNVCEHCLVANHAKCIVQSYLQWLQDSDYNPNCRLCNIPLATRETTRLVCYDLFHWACLNERAAQLPRNTAPAGYQCPSCSGPIFPPANLAGPVASTLREKLATVNWARAGLGLPLIDEVVSPEPEPLNTSDFSDWSSFNASGTPEQEEIASASAAPAFYSQAPQPPASPSRPEQHTVIHMGNAEPLTHASAPRKVYDTRDDDRTPGFHGDCDDDKYRRRPALGWLAQLLRSRAGSRKQPLTLLQRAGLLLLLGLLGFLALLALMSRLGRAAADSDPNLDPLMNPHIRVGPS, from the exons ATGGGGCTTTGCAAGTGCCCCAAGAGGAAGGTGACCAACCTGTTCTGCTTCGAACACCGGGTCAACGTCTGCGAGCACTGCCTGGTAGCCAATCACGCCAAG TGCATCGTCCAGTCCTACCTGCAGTGGCTCCAAGATAGCGACTACAACCCCAATTGCCGCCTGTGCAACATCCCCCTGGCCACGCGGGAGACGACCCGCCTCGTCTGTTACG ATCTCTTCCACTGGGCCTGCCTCAATGAACGTGCTGCCCAGCTCCCCCGAAACACAGCACCTGCTGGCTACCAGTGCCCCAGCTGCAGTGGCCCCATCTTCCCCCCAGCCAacctggctggccctgtggcctctaCGCTGAGAGAGAAGCTGGCCACGGTCAACTGGGCCCGAGCAGGACTGGGCCTTCCTCTG ATTGATGAGGTGGTGAGCCCAGAGCCTGAGCCCCTGAACACCTCCGACTTCTCTGACTGGTCCAGCTTTAACG CCAGTGGTACTCCTGAACAAGAGGAGATAGCCAGcgcttctgctgccccagccTTCTACAGCCAAGCCCCCCAGCCTCCCGCTTCCCCCAGCCGGCCTGAGCAACACACGGTGATCCACATGGGCAATGCCGAGCCCTTGACTCACG CCTCAGCGCCGAGGAAGGTGTATGACACGCGGGATGATGACCGGACTCCAGGCTTCCACGGGGATTGCGATGATGACAAGTACCGGCGCCGGCCCGCCCTGGGCTGGCTGGCCCAGCTGCTCAG GAGCCGGGCTGGGTCTCGTAAGCAGCCACTGACCCTGCTCCAGCGGgcggggctgctgctgctgctggggctgctgggcTTCCTGGCCCTCCTTGCCCTCATGTCTCGCCTGGGCCGGGCTGCGGCTGACAGCGATCCCAACCTGGACCCGCTCATGAACCCTCACATCCGTGTGGGTCCCTCCTGA